From Alienimonas californiensis, a single genomic window includes:
- a CDS encoding RNA polymerase sigma factor → MTTVSPTPFSAPRQFATTRWSVVLAAGGVGSEARRALGELCEGAWYPLYAFARRTGLAHADAADAVQGFFAELLDRGWVKDADAARGRFRTFLKVAFRRHLGRLREATGALKRGGGVSTLTLAPPDAAARYAREPSHAETPEALYERRWALELLARVLDRLEEEHAGDGRFEVLKPCLTGSAGRSYAEIAAELNLSEAAVKTAVHRLRNRYRELLKAEVAGTVALPSDVADELNALRASL, encoded by the coding sequence GTGACGACCGTCTCGCCGACGCCGTTCTCGGCCCCACGGCAGTTCGCCACGACGCGGTGGAGCGTGGTGCTGGCCGCCGGCGGGGTGGGCTCGGAGGCCCGCCGGGCGCTGGGGGAGCTGTGCGAGGGGGCGTGGTATCCGCTCTACGCCTTCGCCCGCCGCACCGGCCTGGCCCACGCGGACGCCGCGGACGCCGTGCAGGGCTTCTTTGCGGAGCTGCTGGACCGCGGCTGGGTCAAGGACGCCGACGCCGCCCGCGGCCGGTTCCGCACCTTCCTGAAGGTCGCCTTCCGCCGGCACCTCGGCCGGTTGCGGGAGGCGACGGGGGCGCTGAAACGCGGCGGGGGCGTGAGCACGCTAACCCTCGCCCCGCCGGATGCCGCCGCCCGCTACGCCCGGGAGCCGTCCCACGCCGAAACGCCGGAGGCCCTGTATGAACGCCGCTGGGCCCTGGAACTGCTGGCCCGCGTGCTGGACCGCTTGGAAGAAGAACACGCCGGCGACGGGCGGTTCGAGGTTCTCAAGCCCTGCCTGACCGGCTCCGCCGGGCGGAGTTATGCGGAGATCGCCGCCGAATTGAACCTCAGCGAAGCCGCGGTGAAGACGGCGGTGCACCGCCTGCGGAACCGCTACCGGGAATTGTTGAAGGCCGAGGTCGCCGGCACCGTCGCTCTGCCGAGCGACGTCGCCGACGAGCTGAACGCCCTGCGGGCCAGCCTGTGA
- a CDS encoding AI-2E family transporter gives MSADAPPPFDPADGRRGRKEPMRVENAAMDDTVPPGESPSPYVRRLWKAAAIASIVVAAFLVLCYAPEAALLVFAAIWFGSALVQCAKGLGRYTHMGPRWNLAIVVTLLVAAMLAITLTAGWRIGGRVNELTASLSDARSTIEERLQQGLDTADAAQESEAEKNGEDPAEPAPDSSASGESGEGGEGGGSGEGGGSGEGGESRGAAGKLLDAVPDPMTLVGGLMGGGSGSSSSPAQRVFTAPFTFAIYVLFIFFTGVFLAISPAMYRDGAVNLFPDRQREKLREVMDDSAVALWAWTKARLVAMAITGTLTGLALWALGIPLALTLAFLTALLVFVPNIGSLLAAVPPMLIAVQQGGMTPLWVLLAYIGVQMLESYVITPYVIGEGTGVPPALVITGQLVLGILFGALGVLFATPIILVSMIFVTRYWINSALGHEEVDPPGRDD, from the coding sequence ATGTCTGCCGACGCCCCGCCGCCGTTCGATCCCGCCGACGGACGACGCGGGCGAAAGGAGCCCATGCGGGTCGAGAACGCGGCGATGGACGACACCGTCCCCCCCGGCGAGTCGCCCAGCCCGTACGTGCGGCGGTTGTGGAAGGCGGCGGCGATCGCCTCCATCGTCGTCGCCGCCTTTCTGGTGCTCTGCTACGCGCCGGAGGCGGCGCTGCTGGTGTTCGCGGCGATCTGGTTCGGCTCGGCGTTGGTGCAGTGCGCCAAAGGGTTGGGGCGGTATACGCACATGGGGCCGCGGTGGAACCTGGCGATCGTCGTGACCCTGCTGGTGGCGGCGATGCTGGCCATCACGCTGACCGCCGGCTGGCGGATCGGCGGACGGGTCAACGAACTGACCGCCAGCCTCTCCGACGCCCGCAGCACGATCGAGGAGCGCCTCCAGCAAGGCCTCGACACCGCCGACGCCGCCCAGGAGAGCGAAGCGGAGAAGAACGGCGAAGACCCCGCCGAGCCGGCCCCCGACTCGTCGGCCTCCGGCGAGAGCGGCGAAGGCGGCGAAGGCGGCGGGAGCGGCGAAGGCGGCGGGAGCGGCGAAGGCGGCGAGTCCCGCGGGGCGGCGGGCAAGCTGCTGGACGCCGTCCCCGACCCCATGACGCTCGTCGGCGGGCTGATGGGCGGCGGGTCCGGGTCGTCGTCTTCGCCGGCGCAGCGGGTCTTCACCGCCCCGTTCACCTTCGCCATCTACGTCCTGTTCATCTTCTTCACGGGCGTGTTCCTGGCGATCAGCCCGGCGATGTATCGGGACGGGGCCGTCAACCTGTTCCCCGACCGCCAGAGGGAGAAGCTGCGGGAGGTGATGGACGACTCCGCCGTGGCCCTGTGGGCCTGGACGAAGGCCCGGCTGGTGGCGATGGCGATCACCGGCACACTGACCGGTCTGGCCCTGTGGGCGCTGGGCATCCCGCTGGCCCTCACGCTGGCCTTCCTGACCGCCCTGCTGGTGTTCGTGCCGAACATTGGCTCGCTGCTGGCCGCCGTCCCCCCGATGTTGATCGCCGTCCAGCAGGGCGGCATGACCCCGCTGTGGGTGCTATTGGCCTATATCGGCGTGCAGATGCTCGAAAGCTACGTCATCACCCCCTACGTCATCGGGGAGGGCACCGGCGTGCCGCCGGCGCTGGTCATCACCGGCCAGTTGGTGCTCGGAATCCTGTTCGGGGCGTTGGGCGTGCTGTTCGCCACCCCGATCATTCTGGTGTCGATGATCTTCGTCACCCGCTACTGGATCAACAGCGCCCTGGGCCACGAGGAGGTCGACCCGCCCGGCAGGGACGACTGA
- a CDS encoding PQQ-dependent sugar dehydrogenase, with amino-acid sequence MLAPVLLAAALAAGPAPADAETAGVPAPPTDVDTSPLPIKAVRAFEFLTFDRPILLTHPGDGSDRVIVVTQKGPIFQFPNDPDVEEATPFGDLSDRVVYNEKQNEEGLLGLAFHPEFKTNGRVFIYYTTTDAPHTSVISEFKAVGEGLDQRLDADSEREIFRLQQPYWNHNAGTILFGPDGMFYVAFGDGGAGGDPLDNGQNVGTVFGAMLRLDVDAEPAEGKAYAVPADNPHVGKPGALPEIYAHGFRNPWRFSFDAKTGALWLADVGQDKWEEINVVEPGKNYGWSVFEGFHPFPPDRKPAYTEGEGMTFPVWEYDHETGKSITGGVVYRGSKVPALQGKYLYGDYVSGLLWALELGPDGKAKSNRPLTGHKHPMMSFGEGPDGEAYFMTTFGQLWTFAAE; translated from the coding sequence ATGCTCGCCCCCGTTCTGCTCGCCGCGGCGCTCGCCGCCGGCCCCGCCCCCGCCGACGCCGAAACGGCCGGCGTCCCCGCCCCGCCGACGGACGTGGACACGTCCCCGCTGCCGATCAAGGCCGTGCGGGCCTTCGAGTTCCTCACCTTCGACCGCCCCATCCTGCTGACGCACCCCGGCGACGGCAGCGACCGGGTGATCGTCGTCACCCAGAAGGGGCCGATCTTCCAGTTCCCGAACGACCCGGACGTGGAGGAAGCGACCCCGTTCGGCGATCTCTCCGACCGCGTCGTTTATAACGAGAAGCAGAACGAAGAGGGCCTGCTGGGGCTGGCCTTTCACCCGGAATTCAAAACGAACGGCCGGGTCTTCATTTATTACACCACGACCGACGCCCCGCACACCTCCGTCATCAGCGAGTTCAAAGCGGTCGGCGAGGGCCTCGACCAGCGGCTCGACGCGGACAGCGAGCGGGAGATTTTTCGCCTGCAACAGCCGTATTGGAACCATAACGCCGGGACGATTCTGTTCGGCCCGGACGGCATGTTTTACGTCGCCTTCGGCGACGGCGGAGCCGGCGGCGACCCGCTGGACAACGGCCAGAACGTCGGCACCGTCTTCGGGGCGATGCTGCGGCTGGACGTCGACGCCGAACCGGCCGAGGGCAAAGCCTACGCCGTCCCCGCGGACAACCCGCACGTCGGCAAACCCGGCGCCCTGCCGGAGATCTACGCCCACGGCTTCCGCAACCCCTGGCGGTTCAGCTTCGACGCGAAAACCGGCGCCCTCTGGCTGGCGGACGTCGGCCAGGACAAGTGGGAGGAGATTAACGTCGTCGAGCCCGGCAAGAACTACGGCTGGAGCGTGTTCGAGGGCTTCCACCCCTTCCCCCCCGACCGCAAGCCGGCCTACACCGAGGGCGAGGGCATGACCTTCCCGGTCTGGGAATACGATCACGAAACCGGCAAGTCGATCACTGGCGGCGTGGTCTACCGGGGCTCGAAGGTCCCGGCGCTGCAGGGCAAATACCTATACGGGGACTACGTCAGCGGCCTGCTGTGGGCGTTGGAGCTGGGCCCGGACGGCAAGGCGAAATCCAACCGCCCGCTGACCGGCCATAAACACCCGATGATGAGCTTCGGCGAAGGCCCCGACGGCGAGGCGTACTTCATGACGACCTTCGGTCAACTCTGGACCTTCGCCGCGGAGTGA
- a CDS encoding DUF1963 domain-containing protein: MTADEALAALAPWIAKRERPAWRPTVEEGDGAPTDSKFAGLPLLAEGEAWPACGGCGQPLELFLQLDLDALPDELGDRYGSGLVQLFYCTGDCDGGWEPFNSEGVSLCRVLPAGAGAPAAENPGTFPPQRIVGWEPLVDRPHGMEHERLGLVTDYHFNAVPYRPTEVICEEVGFRAEGMATAKAIAERIAPADGDKLAGWPHWGQGPERPACPECGEAMELLFQLDSEANVPFMFGDSGVGHVTQCPTHKQVVAFGWACC; the protein is encoded by the coding sequence ATGACCGCCGACGAAGCCCTCGCCGCCCTCGCCCCCTGGATCGCGAAGCGGGAGCGCCCGGCGTGGCGACCGACCGTCGAGGAAGGCGACGGGGCGCCGACCGACAGCAAGTTTGCCGGCCTACCGCTGCTCGCCGAGGGCGAAGCCTGGCCCGCCTGCGGCGGGTGCGGCCAGCCCCTTGAACTGTTCTTGCAACTCGATCTGGACGCCTTGCCGGACGAACTGGGCGACCGCTACGGCTCCGGGCTGGTGCAGTTGTTCTACTGCACCGGGGACTGCGACGGCGGCTGGGAGCCGTTCAATTCAGAGGGCGTCAGTCTGTGCCGCGTGCTGCCGGCCGGCGCCGGCGCCCCGGCCGCGGAGAACCCCGGCACGTTCCCGCCGCAGCGGATCGTCGGCTGGGAGCCCCTCGTCGACCGGCCGCACGGCATGGAGCACGAACGCCTCGGGTTGGTCACCGATTATCACTTCAACGCCGTGCCGTATCGCCCGACGGAGGTCATCTGCGAGGAGGTCGGTTTCCGTGCGGAGGGAATGGCGACGGCGAAGGCGATTGCAGAACGAATTGCCCCCGCTGACGGCGACAAGCTCGCCGGCTGGCCGCACTGGGGGCAGGGCCCGGAGCGCCCCGCCTGCCCGGAGTGCGGCGAGGCGATGGAACTGCTGTTTCAACTCGACAGCGAGGCGAACGTGCCGTTTATGTTCGGCGACTCCGGCGTCGGGCACGTGACGCAGTGCCCGACGCACAAGCAGGTCGTCGCCTTCGGTTGGGCGTGCTGTTGA
- a CDS encoding DUF4832 domain-containing protein: MSFALLVALAFAPEAPATRTMTLTPHAGFAENPLKGLMPYRGDRGPDAVPHSLEFQYVGLAELTTGPGAFTFDAGLEPILQDVASRGRRLVLRVYLDYPNESKSGVSQYLRDAGLKMRRYSEHGGGRSPDYEDERLIAAMETTVAALGERYDGDPRLGFLQVGLLGYWGEWHTYPNGEQFASEDVQRRVLASYEKAFKTTPVVARYPEELTRRYPVGFHDDSFAYSTLRTGGNGDAWAFLTKLEQAGAKDVWKTRSIGGEVRPEVQRALFDPDKTAKGAQDFAECVRQTHASWLLCSAIFKKDVPPDVRAAAEAGAKSLGYRFAATEAEIERTGRDVTVRLTFANRGVAPFLHNWPVRVGLYEPDGTEVAASEADWHINTLLPDQTVVRSATFPVPVGGPAATIGVTIPDPLPTAPPLRFANEQTDAHGILRLGPLP, from the coding sequence GTGTCCTTCGCTTTGCTGGTCGCGCTCGCGTTCGCCCCGGAGGCCCCGGCGACGCGGACGATGACGCTCACGCCGCACGCCGGGTTCGCGGAGAATCCGCTCAAAGGGTTGATGCCGTACCGGGGGGATCGCGGCCCGGACGCCGTCCCGCACAGTCTGGAATTCCAATACGTCGGACTGGCCGAGCTGACCACCGGCCCGGGAGCGTTTACGTTCGACGCCGGTCTCGAACCGATCCTGCAGGACGTCGCCTCCCGCGGTCGCCGCCTCGTCCTGCGGGTGTATCTGGATTATCCCAACGAATCGAAGTCCGGCGTTTCTCAATATCTGCGGGACGCCGGTCTGAAGATGCGGCGCTATTCCGAGCACGGCGGCGGCCGCAGCCCGGACTATGAAGACGAACGGCTGATCGCGGCGATGGAGACCACGGTCGCGGCCCTGGGCGAGCGGTACGACGGCGACCCGCGGCTCGGGTTCTTGCAGGTCGGGCTGCTGGGGTACTGGGGCGAGTGGCACACCTACCCGAACGGGGAGCAGTTCGCTTCCGAGGACGTGCAGCGCCGCGTGCTCGCGTCCTACGAAAAGGCGTTCAAAACAACGCCGGTCGTCGCCCGTTATCCGGAAGAACTGACGCGGCGCTATCCGGTCGGCTTCCACGACGACAGCTTCGCCTACTCCACCCTCCGGACCGGCGGGAACGGGGACGCGTGGGCCTTCCTGACCAAGCTCGAACAGGCCGGTGCGAAGGACGTCTGGAAAACCCGCAGTATCGGCGGGGAGGTCCGCCCGGAGGTCCAGCGGGCGCTGTTCGACCCGGACAAGACCGCCAAGGGCGCCCAGGACTTCGCGGAGTGCGTCCGGCAAACGCACGCCTCCTGGCTCCTGTGCTCCGCAATCTTCAAAAAGGACGTTCCCCCCGACGTGCGGGCCGCTGCGGAGGCGGGGGCGAAGTCGCTGGGCTATCGCTTCGCCGCGACCGAGGCCGAAATTGAACGAACCGGCCGCGACGTGACGGTCCGGCTGACGTTCGCCAACCGGGGCGTCGCCCCGTTCCTGCACAACTGGCCGGTGCGGGTCGGGCTGTATGAGCCCGACGGCACGGAGGTCGCCGCGAGCGAGGCGGACTGGCACATCAACACGCTGCTGCCGGACCAAACCGTCGTCCGGTCGGCGACGTTCCCCGTCCCTGTCGGCGGACCTGCCGCGACGATCGGCGTGACGATCCCCGACCCGCTGCCGACGGCCCCGCCGCTGCGGTTTGCGAACGAACAGACCGACGCCCACGGCATTCTTCGTCTGGGACCGCTACCGTGA
- a CDS encoding PVC-type heme-binding CxxCH protein has product MRLVPALVLLCSYPACGFAGDGDEGDAHEHAFPPIRNTQPDGAEPNTPQQAAEAFSAPEGFEVTLFAGEPDVAQPIAMTFDDRGRLWVAECFTYTSRQFDVDHGDRVTIFEDADGDGAHDQRTVFWDRGFMLTGLEYGFGGLWVLNDGTLSFIPDENRDDVPDGEPGTEPIVMLDGFTFDAGHNVVNGLAWGPDGWLYGRHGITATSAVGAPGTPEANRTLLNCGIWRFHPTRHTFEVVATGTTNPWGLDWNEYGDAFFTNNVIGHAWHLIPGAHYRRMFGQDFNPHLYGLIDQHADHYHWDAGGDWTESRPDSAGAATADDLGGGHSHAGAMIYQGDNWPEEYRGDLYMCNTHGRRINRDRPVPHGSGYKITHQPDFAFANSPWFKGVELKSGPDGGVFLLDWTDLGECHDHDGVHRTSGRIYKITYGKPERAGETVDLASWSDADLIAAALWHSNVWHRRHAMRLILEPGTQVFRDFGEADESPLAELFYWRLGKVHGLELMRYCRLLVALADISRPSDAENPEEAYYFALGQIRRVLKEKGDGERKEAVVCTLLRDLHHTGLADSIEGASEGLFGVGGGSPSPRVRLVAASGLRRAPLSDRLPIAAALASRSEDADDHNLPLMTWYGVEPAVAAFPAEAVTFAAESKIPLLREYTARRITSELPSEPHGAALGALLERAALLTRSVSEGPRAQPAPPAATSSLTLRVGDDAVAFQQDVLTGALAALEGRRKVTPPPVWAEVQPVFAASADAEVKALANKLGVIFGDGAALEELRGVVTDRSASDAARVAAIDSLAEARDEAVAPVLIDLLKRQRGEDRNVFAAAARGLGAFESDEAAAVLLNALPRVRLEDRDALLATLVSRPSYGKKLAEALPGLGVTTLSAEHVRALRAFQDPEIDAVLDEQWGTTRATPEEKLAEIEAWKEKLAAAGEPDLGAGREAYKNVCGRCHKLYGEGGDLGPNLTGSDRRNLDYLLGNVFDPSAIVPAAWRVSTVLLADGRVLTGVVSDSNDATLTLATADATVTLPAGDVLEIEAGDASLMPEGLFKTLTETQVRDLIGYLRTQSAPR; this is encoded by the coding sequence ATGCGTCTCGTCCCCGCGCTCGTTCTGCTGTGTTCCTATCCCGCTTGCGGTTTCGCGGGTGACGGTGACGAAGGGGACGCCCACGAACACGCCTTCCCCCCCATCCGCAACACCCAGCCGGACGGGGCGGAGCCGAACACCCCGCAGCAGGCCGCCGAGGCCTTCAGCGCGCCGGAGGGCTTCGAGGTCACGCTGTTCGCCGGGGAGCCGGACGTCGCCCAGCCGATCGCGATGACCTTCGACGATCGCGGGCGCCTGTGGGTCGCGGAGTGCTTCACCTATACGAGCCGCCAGTTCGACGTCGACCACGGCGACCGGGTCACCATCTTCGAGGACGCCGACGGCGACGGCGCCCACGACCAACGCACCGTCTTCTGGGACCGCGGCTTCATGCTGACGGGCCTCGAATACGGCTTCGGCGGGCTGTGGGTATTGAACGACGGCACGCTGTCGTTCATTCCCGACGAAAACCGCGACGACGTGCCGGACGGCGAACCGGGGACCGAGCCGATCGTGATGCTGGACGGCTTCACGTTCGACGCCGGCCACAACGTCGTGAACGGCCTCGCCTGGGGGCCGGACGGCTGGCTCTACGGCCGGCACGGCATCACCGCGACCAGCGCCGTCGGGGCGCCCGGCACGCCGGAGGCGAACCGCACGCTGCTGAACTGCGGCATCTGGCGGTTCCACCCCACCCGGCACACCTTCGAGGTGGTCGCCACCGGCACCACGAACCCCTGGGGCCTGGACTGGAACGAATACGGCGACGCCTTCTTCACCAACAACGTGATCGGCCACGCCTGGCACCTGATCCCCGGCGCCCACTACCGGCGGATGTTCGGCCAGGATTTTAATCCGCACCTGTACGGCCTGATCGACCAGCACGCCGACCACTACCACTGGGACGCCGGCGGCGATTGGACGGAAAGCCGCCCCGACAGCGCCGGCGCCGCCACCGCGGACGACTTGGGCGGCGGGCACAGTCACGCCGGGGCGATGATCTATCAGGGCGACAACTGGCCGGAGGAGTACCGTGGCGACCTGTATATGTGCAACACGCACGGCAGGCGGATCAACCGCGACCGCCCCGTCCCCCACGGCAGCGGCTACAAAATCACGCACCAACCGGACTTCGCCTTCGCCAACAGCCCGTGGTTCAAGGGCGTCGAATTGAAAAGCGGCCCGGACGGCGGCGTCTTCCTGCTGGACTGGACCGACCTCGGCGAATGCCACGACCACGACGGCGTCCACCGCACCAGCGGCCGGATTTATAAGATCACGTACGGCAAACCGGAGCGGGCGGGGGAGACGGTGGATTTGGCGAGTTGGAGCGATGCAGATTTAATCGCCGCAGCCCTTTGGCATTCGAACGTATGGCACCGTCGACACGCAATGCGGCTGATTCTCGAACCGGGAACTCAAGTGTTCCGGGATTTTGGCGAGGCGGACGAGTCGCCGCTGGCTGAGCTGTTTTATTGGCGGTTGGGAAAGGTGCACGGGCTTGAACTGATGCGGTACTGCCGTCTGCTCGTCGCTCTCGCCGACATCTCTCGTCCATCGGACGCGGAGAATCCTGAGGAAGCGTACTATTTTGCACTGGGGCAGATTCGTCGAGTTCTTAAAGAGAAAGGCGACGGTGAGCGGAAGGAAGCGGTCGTCTGCACTCTCCTACGGGATCTGCATCACACTGGACTTGCCGATTCGATCGAGGGGGCGTCTGAGGGACTCTTTGGTGTCGGCGGGGGGAGCCCGTCGCCGCGGGTGCGGCTCGTGGCGGCGTCCGGATTGAGGCGGGCGCCGCTATCGGACCGGTTGCCCATTGCTGCTGCCCTCGCATCTCGTTCCGAAGACGCCGACGACCACAACTTGCCCCTGATGACTTGGTACGGCGTCGAGCCCGCCGTCGCCGCATTCCCCGCCGAGGCCGTCACGTTCGCCGCGGAGTCCAAGATCCCGCTACTCCGGGAATATACCGCCCGCCGCATTACGTCCGAATTGCCCAGCGAACCGCATGGGGCGGCCCTCGGGGCGCTGTTGGAACGGGCCGCTCTACTAACCCGAAGCGTCAGCGAGGGACCGCGGGCGCAGCCCGCGCCGCCTGCGGCGACGTCCTCGCTGACGCTTCGGGTTGGTGACGACGCCGTCGCGTTTCAACAGGACGTCCTCACCGGCGCCCTCGCCGCGTTAGAGGGTCGTCGCAAAGTCACCCCGCCGCCGGTATGGGCCGAGGTGCAACCCGTCTTCGCGGCGTCGGCGGATGCGGAGGTCAAAGCCCTCGCCAACAAACTCGGCGTGATCTTCGGAGACGGGGCGGCGTTGGAGGAGCTGCGGGGGGTGGTGACGGATCGCTCCGCCTCGGACGCGGCCCGGGTGGCGGCGATCGACTCGCTGGCGGAGGCCCGCGACGAGGCCGTCGCCCCCGTGTTGATCGACCTGCTCAAACGGCAACGGGGCGAGGACCGCAACGTGTTCGCCGCCGCGGCCCGCGGGTTGGGGGCGTTCGAAAGCGACGAGGCCGCCGCCGTGCTGCTGAACGCCCTGCCGCGGGTGCGGCTCGAGGACCGCGACGCCCTGCTGGCCACGCTGGTCAGCCGGCCGAGCTACGGGAAGAAACTGGCGGAGGCCCTGCCGGGCCTCGGCGTTACAACGCTTTCCGCGGAGCATGTGCGGGCGCTGCGGGCCTTTCAAGACCCGGAGATCGACGCCGTCCTCGACGAACAGTGGGGGACCACCCGCGCCACGCCGGAGGAGAAGCTGGCGGAGATTGAAGCGTGGAAGGAGAAGCTGGCAGCCGCCGGCGAGCCGGATCTCGGCGCCGGGCGGGAGGCGTACAAAAACGTCTGCGGGCGCTGCCACAAGCTGTACGGCGAGGGCGGGGACCTCGGCCCGAACCTGACCGGCTCGGACCGGCGGAACCTGGATTATTTATTGGGCAACGTGTTCGACCCCTCGGCGATCGTGCCGGCGGCGTGGCGGGTCTCGACCGTGCTGCTGGCCGACGGCCGCGTGCTGACCGGCGTGGTCAGCGACTCGAACGACGCCACGCTGACCCTCGCCACCGCCGACGCCACCGTGACCCTGCCGGCCGGCGACGTGCTGGAGATCGAAGCCGGCGACGCCTCGCTGATGCCGGAGGGGCTGTTCAAAACCCTCACCGAGACGCAGGTGCGGGATTTAATCGGCTACCTGCGGACGCAGTCGGCGCCGCGTTAG
- a CDS encoding SDR family oxidoreductase gives MPSAAPVVPLVTLEGRVALITGAGSGLGRASAKRLATAGAFVGLLDLDADGLAETAEEIEAAGGRCATRTADVSDPESIRPAIEGLAEAAGRLDVVYANAGINGVWAPLADLEPDEWDQTLAVNLKGTFLTVKYALPWLKKRGGSVVVCASVNGTRVFSNTGATAYSCSKAGQLAFVKMVALELASHHIRVNAIIPGAIMTPIFNKTVERNIESEKPHVEYTDGRIPLTGGDPGDPRDVANAVLYLASDLSSHVTGAEIVVDGGESLLQG, from the coding sequence GTGCCGTCCGCCGCCCCCGTCGTTCCCCTCGTCACCCTGGAGGGCCGCGTCGCGCTCATCACCGGCGCCGGCAGCGGGCTGGGTCGGGCCAGCGCCAAGCGGCTGGCGACCGCGGGGGCGTTCGTCGGCCTGCTGGACCTGGACGCCGACGGCCTGGCGGAGACCGCCGAGGAGATCGAAGCCGCCGGCGGCCGCTGCGCGACGCGGACCGCGGACGTCTCCGACCCGGAGTCGATCCGGCCCGCGATCGAGGGCCTTGCCGAGGCCGCCGGCCGGCTGGACGTGGTCTACGCCAACGCCGGCATCAACGGCGTCTGGGCGCCCCTGGCGGACCTGGAGCCGGACGAATGGGACCAGACGCTCGCGGTGAACCTCAAAGGCACGTTCCTCACCGTCAAGTACGCGCTGCCGTGGCTCAAAAAGCGGGGCGGCAGCGTGGTCGTGTGCGCCAGCGTCAACGGCACGCGGGTGTTCAGCAACACCGGGGCGACCGCCTATAGTTGCAGCAAGGCCGGGCAGTTGGCCTTCGTGAAAATGGTCGCCTTGGAACTGGCGAGCCATCACATCCGGGTGAACGCGATCATCCCCGGGGCGATCATGACGCCGATTTTTAATAAGACCGTCGAGCGGAACATCGAGTCCGAAAAGCCGCACGTCGAATACACCGACGGTCGCATCCCCCTGACCGGCGGCGACCCCGGCGACCCGCGGGACGTGGCCAACGCGGTGCTGTATCTGGCCAGCGATCTGAGTTCGCACGTCACCGGCGCCGAGATCGTCGTCGACGGCGGCGAAAGCCTGTTGCAGGGCTGA